From Candidatus Eisenbacteria bacterium, a single genomic window includes:
- the ftsZ gene encoding cell division protein FtsZ yields the protein MGRGCRSTPRPWVCCSMHRSWSAGGQAGGRGSFRSSAVRSAIGCATTFDGSRRPRDIAEGPAERIWGQSSSPARPGGTEVGMLDMEARGAAPARIAVIGLGGGGSNAVNRMITEGLRDVTFWVANTDSQALDSSVCQNRLQLGSALTGGLGAGGDPEVGRAAAEEDHQQLAELLEGYDMAFITAGMGGGTGTGAAPVVARMARSLGSLTVAIVTRPFLFEGTQRGRRAEEGLRLLAEEVDTLIVIPNDKLLHLVDRAANLQAGLRVADEVLFQATRGISDIITGNGLINVDFADVRTVMQNRGAALLGCGAASGPNRAMEAAQAAISSPLLDELSIEGASSILVNVVGGPDMGFHEVTESAQYISQQAGRDCDVFWGAVVDPGITSEMRVTLIATGFQRAPAIRKVERAPAAGRFEVPSAPPRPQPVPFPAAHEAIPHVPVGEPILAGSSPLSR from the coding sequence ATGGGGAGGGGCTGCCGCAGCACGCCGCGGCCCTGGGTCTGCTGTTCTATGCATCGGAGCTGGAGCGCGGGCGGGCAGGCGGGGGGAAGGGGATCCTTTCGATCTTCCGCCGTCCGATCCGCGATTGGGTGCGCGACTACCTTTGATGGGTCGCGTCGCCCGCGGGATATCGCCGAGGGCCCTGCGGAGAGGATCTGGGGCCAATCATCGAGCCCGGCGAGGCCGGGCGGCACGGAGGTAGGGATGCTGGATATGGAAGCCCGTGGCGCGGCCCCCGCGCGCATTGCCGTCATCGGCTTGGGAGGGGGCGGATCGAACGCGGTGAATCGGATGATCACCGAGGGGCTGCGCGACGTGACCTTCTGGGTGGCGAACACCGATTCCCAGGCTCTGGACAGCTCGGTCTGCCAGAACCGGCTGCAGCTCGGCTCGGCCCTCACGGGCGGGCTTGGAGCGGGGGGCGATCCCGAGGTCGGTCGCGCCGCGGCCGAGGAGGACCACCAGCAGCTCGCCGAGCTCCTCGAGGGATACGACATGGCCTTCATCACCGCGGGGATGGGCGGCGGGACCGGCACGGGGGCCGCCCCCGTTGTCGCGCGCATGGCGAGATCCCTGGGGTCGCTCACCGTCGCGATCGTGACCCGCCCCTTCCTCTTCGAGGGGACCCAGCGGGGACGCCGCGCGGAGGAGGGGCTTCGCCTTCTCGCGGAAGAGGTCGACACCTTGATCGTCATCCCCAACGACAAGCTCCTCCATCTGGTCGATCGCGCCGCGAATCTCCAGGCGGGTCTTCGAGTGGCGGACGAGGTGCTCTTTCAGGCCACGCGCGGGATCTCGGACATCATCACCGGCAACGGCCTCATCAATGTCGACTTCGCGGATGTTCGCACGGTGATGCAGAACAGAGGCGCCGCGCTTCTCGGCTGCGGCGCGGCCAGCGGCCCCAATCGAGCCATGGAAGCCGCGCAGGCGGCCATCTCGAGTCCGCTGCTCGACGAGCTCTCCATCGAGGGGGCGAGCTCGATTCTCGTCAATGTCGTCGGCGGGCCGGACATGGGGTTCCATGAGGTGACCGAGTCTGCGCAGTACATCTCGCAGCAAGCGGGGCGCGATTGCGACGTCTTCTGGGGCGCGGTGGTCGACCCGGGCATCACGAGCGAGATGCGCGTGACGCTCATCGCGACCGGATTCCAACGGGCGCCGGCGATTCGCAAGGTCGAGCGCGCGCCTGCCGCCGGCCGGTTCGAGGTTCCCTCTGCCCCGCCGCGCCCACAGCCGGTGCCGTTTCCGGCCGCCCATGAGGCGATCCCCCATGTTCCTGTGGGGGAGCCGATCCTGGCGGGGTCGTCGCCCCTTTCGAGGC